Proteins encoded within one genomic window of Gadus macrocephalus chromosome 16, ASM3116895v1:
- the LOC132474458 gene encoding short transient receptor potential channel 4-like — protein MTQLYYKTDNSSYRDRIPLRIVRAEPELSPLERYYLSAVEKGDYATVKQALEEAEIYFRININCVDSLGRTALLIAIENENLEIIELLLSYNVYVGDALLHAIRKEVVGAVELLIDHKKPRGEKQVPPALLNKQLSDFSPDITPVILAAHTNNYEIIKMLVQRGVSIPQPHAVRCNCRECMASSDVDGLRHSRSRLNIYRALASPSLIALASEDPFLTAFQLSAELHELSTVENEFKAEYEELSCACKQFAKELLDQTRSSRELEIILNYRDDLNPLLDENGNDLARLKLAIKYCQKEFVAQPNCQQLLASRWYDELPGWRRRHWAVKSATCVLIGLLFPLFSVLYMLAPKSRYGLFIRKPFIKFICHTASYLTFLLLLILASQHIVSNDPNRQGPPPTTVEWMILPWVVGFVWTEIKQMWDGGFHDYMNDWWNLMDFIMNALYLATISLKIVAFAKYSGCTTRDSWEMWHPTLVAEALFAIANIFSSLRLICLFTANSHLGPLQISLGRMLLDILKFLFIYCLVLVAFANGLNQLYFYYETDGVKNCTGIRCPDQNNAFSTLFETLQSLFWSVFGLVNLYVTNVKADHEFTEFVGATMFGTYNIISLVVLLNMLIAMMNNSYQNIADHADIEWKFARTKLWMSYFEEGGTLPSPFNIIPSPKSVFYLLEWSKKHMIRSSRPRHRQTIGTLGRRAAENVRLNHQYQEVLRNLVKRYVAAMIRDAKTEQGLTEENFKELKQDISSFRYEVLGMMKGKRHSSCLTPAAPASGLAVSDNAFTYCPNMAHADSHKKMSLFNVAACVQRPGREHSAAGGPLNGAALPPPRKARKEVVLLVDKHGDPTPHPKPEPLAPGGGDRGIGGGARPGGGAGGAEQVVKVEVEVAPEEVMEEEVWENENNRKDK, from the exons ATGACGCAACTGTACTACAAGACGGACAACTCGTCCTACCGGGACCGCATCCCGCTGCGCATCGTGCGCGCCGAGCCGGAGCTGTCCCCGCTGGAGCGCTACTACCTGAGCGCCGTGGAGAAGGGCGACTACGCCACCGTCAAGCAGGCCCTCGAGGAGGCCGAGATCTACTTCCGGATCAACATCAACTGCGTCGACTCGCTGGGGCGCACGGCGCTGCTGATCGCCATTGAGAACGAGAACCTGGAGATCATCGAGCTGCTGCTGAGCTATAATGTGTACGTGGGAGACGCCCTCCTGCACGCCATCCGCAAGGAGGTGGTGGGCGCCGTGGAGCTGCTGATAGACCACAAGAAACCCCGAGGAGAGAAGCAG gttccCCCTGCCCTGCTGAACAAGCAGCTGTCGGACTTCAGCCCCGACATCACCCCGGTCATCCTGGCCGCCCACACCAACAACTACGAGATCATCAAGATGCTGGTGCAGAGGGGCGTGTCCATCCCGCAGCCGCACGCCGTGCGCTGCAACTGCCGCGAGTGCATGGCCAGCTCGGACGTGGACGGCCTGCGCCACTCGCGCTCCCGCCTCAACATCTACCGCGCGCTGGCCAGCCCGTCGCTCATCGCCCTGGCCAGCGAGGACCCCTTCCTCACCGCCTTCCAGCTGAGCGCCGAGCTGCACGAGCTCAGCACGGTGGAGAACGAGTTCAAGGCCGAGTACGAGGAGCTGTCCTGCGCGTGCAAGCAGTTCGCCaaggagctcctggaccagaccCGCAGCTCCAGGGAGCTGGAGATCATCCTGAACTACCGCGACGACCTCAACCCCCTGCTGGACGAGAACGGCAACGACCTGGCCCGCCTGAAGCTGGCCATCAAGTACTGCCAGAAGGAG TTTGTAGCCCAGCCCAACTGCCAACAGCTGCTAGCATCGCGCTGGTACGACGAGCTGCCCGGCTGGCGCCGGCGCCACTGGGCGGTCAAGTCGGCCACCTGCGTCCTGATCGGCCTCCTCTTCCCGCTCTTCTCCGTCTTGTACATGCTGGCGCCCAAGAGCCGCTACGGCCTGTTCATCCGCAAGCCCTTCATCAAGTTCATCTGCCACACCGCGTCCTacctcaccttcctcctcctcctcatcctcgccTCGCAGCACATCGTCTCCAACGACCCCAACCGCCAGGGGCCCCCGCCCACCACCGTGGAGTGGATGATCCTGCCCTGGGTGGTCG GTTTCGTCTGGACAGAGATCAAGCAGATGTGGGACGGGGGTTTCCACGACTACATGAACGACTGGTGGAACCTCATGGACTTCATCATGAACGCTCTTTACCTGGCCACTATCTCCCTGAAGATCGTCGCATTCGCTAAG tacAGCGGATGTACGACCCGGGACAGCTGGGAGATGTGGCACCCCACCCTGGTGGCCGAGGCCCTCTTCGCCATCGCCAACATCTTCAGCTCCCTGCGGCTCATCTGCCTCTTCACAGCCAACTCCCACCTGGGGCCCCTGCAGATCTCGCTGGGGCGCATGCTGCTGGACATCCTCAAGTTCCTGTTCATCTACTGCCTGGTGCTGGTGGCCTTCGCCAACGGCCTGAACCAGCTCTACTTCTACTACGAGACCGACGGGGTCAAGAACTGCACGGGCATCCGCTGCCCCGATCAAAACAACGCCTTCTCCAC GCTGTTTGAGACACTGCAGTCTCTGTTCTGGTCCGTGTTCGGCCTGGTCAACCTGTACGTCACCAACGTCAAGGCCGATCACGAGTTCACCGAGTTCGTGGGCGCCACCATGTTCGGGACGTACAACATCATCTCCCTGGTGGTGCTGCTCAACATGCTCATCGCCATGATGAACAACTCCTACCAGAACATCGCT GACCATGCAGACATTGAGTGGAAGTTTGCCAGAACTAAGCTGTGGATGAGCTATTTTGAAGAGGGCGGGACGTTGCCCTCTCCCTTCAACATCATCCCCAGCCCCAAATCCGTCTTCTACCTCCTGGAGTGGTCCAAGAAACACATGATCAGAAGCAGCCGTCCCAGGCACCGGCAGACCATCGGGACGTTGGGG AGGCGTGCAGCCGAGAACGTGAGACTAAACCACCAGTATCAG GAGGTGCTAAGGAACTTGGTGAAGCGGTACGTAGCGGCCATGATCAGAGATGCTAAGACGGAACAGGGGCTAACGGAGGAGAACTTCAAG GAGCTCAAACAGGACATCTCCAGCTTCCGCTACGAGGTGCTGGGCATGATGAAGGGCAAGCGCCACAGCAGCTGCCTCACCCCGGCGGCGCCCGCCTCGGGCCTCGCCGTCTCGGACAACGCCTTCACCTACTGCCCCAACATGGCGCACGCCGACTCCCACAAGAAGATGAGCCTGTTCAACGTGGCGGCCTGCGTGCAGCGGCCGGGACGGGAGCACAGCGCCGCCGGCGGGCCGCTCAACGGCGCCGCCCTGCCGCCGCCGCGCAAGGCGAGGAAGgaggtggtgctgttggtggaCAAGCACGGCGACCCGACCCCGCACCCCAAACCCGAGCCCCTCGCCCCGGGTGGGGGTGACCGTGGCATCGGCGGCGGTGCCCGCCCCGGAGGTGGAGCCGGGGGAGCGGAACaggtggtgaaggtggaggtggaggtcgcGCCagaagaggtgatggaggaggaggtgtgggagAATGAGAATAATCGCAAGGACAAGTGA